Genomic segment of Octadecabacter arcticus 238:
ACCAGCATCAACATTTTGTGATCCAAGGCAATCGCAGACGAGCAGTGTTTTCGACATAACATCCTCCAGATGAACAGGACACAGCTAGGCAGGAAACGCGAAGACAGTAAACTGGTAATTCTTGGTGGTTCCCTTTGAACCCTGTTTGCAAGCGCAGCATTCGGGGGTAGATATTTCCGCACTGCAGCGCAATAAATGGCTTTTGTTTTACAATTTAGACCTTCGCCAAACGCTGCGTCGCAGCAATCATGACGGGTAATAATATTTAAAAGAAATTGCTTTGATATTACGGCAATTTGGAGGAAACTTAATTGAATTAATTGACTTAAAGATTCGGGCGGAGATCGATTGAAGCAGACTTTTCCAAATTCGCAAACAATTCCGCTTGGTGTCGTCGTGAGGCGGACACCGGGTGTTACACGCTGGGCAAAGTTTGCATGGCAAGTGTCGGATGTATTGCCTGGTGCCATGAGTGCCGATTGGAAAGTCCTGCGGGCAGAAGGCGATGTCACCGAATTCCACGCGGCCACCCTGCCTCTCACTCTTTATGTTTCAGATGCAGAAGCCTACTCGCACGAGCTTCAGTCGCGCATGCCTAGTGTCTATGCCGTGCTGCGCCCAACCGGTCAGAACAGAGATATCCCTTGGTCAGTCGCACTGGTGACAGCTTCACCGTATGAGGCACAGGATTATTGTGATTCAGCCGAAGAGTTGGTCGAAAAAATCCCGATGTCTGATGGATTGCTCGCATGGATCAAGGACTTCGTGGATACGCATTATGAAGAAGAGGTGTTTGTGAAGCGCCAGCGCAAGAACGCGCGGGTTGATCAGGTAGATGATGGCATTGGTGATTCACGGATACTTCAAACCAGCGATGTCTATCGTGCACCGCGTCGCAAGACGGTGATCAATTGAATCGCCCCGTATCATCGTGGTCCGCCCGTCGCGCGGCCGTCGCAGCAGAGGCAGAGGCCGAAGAGCATGCAGCGCACGAGGCTATTATCTTGCAACAGCGTGCGGAGCTCGCTGAAATGTCGGACGAGGATATCCTTGAAGAGTTGGGATTGCCTGATCCGGAAAGCTTAAAGTTAGGGGATGATTTCAAGGCGTTTATGTCAAAGGCTGTACCAGAGCACCTGCGCAAACGTGCGTTGCGAAAGTTGTGGCGGAGCAACCCTGTGCTGGCCTGTGTTGACGGGCTGAACGACTATGATGACGATTATTTGACTGGCAGCACAGGTCAAGGCATCATTAAAACCGGTTATCAAGTTGGTAAAGGTATGCTGGCACACCTGCTCGAAGTCGAGCGCCTGAAAACCGCGACTCCCGTAGATACGCTTGTACCAGCGGAGCCCGAAGACGTTTTAGAAGAAGTTGAACAGGTAGATGTTGTGATTGAAGAGCCGGATAACGACCTCGAACCGGCCTTTGAACATGAGATTGTGTCTGAGGAAATCGAAGCCCCCGCGCTGCGACGTATGCAGTTTCAATTCGAGGATGACATCGCATGAGCGTCGCGACCAAAATTCCTGAGGTTGAAGCCGAAGATCGCCTTCGGGCTGATCTTTATAACTACCTTGGCGTAATGCTATCTGGTCCACCTGACCAAACCCTGCTGGAACAAACGGCCGCGCTGACGGGCGATAGCACACCACTTGGTGTGGCGATCAGCGGACTTGCCCGCGTCGCGAAGGTGTCTAAGCGAAAGGGTGTTCGCTCAGAGTTCAACACGCTTTTTATTGGTTTGGGCCGGGGAGAGCTGTTGCCCTATGCCAGTTACTATCTCACCGGCTTTTTGAACGAAAAGCCTTTGGCCAATCTGCGCGCGACCATGGCCAGCTTTGGCATGACGCGGGCAGATGACGTGTTTGAACCCGAAGACAATATCTCATCCCTGATGGAAATGATGGCCGGTATGATCGTCGGCCGCTTCGGGCGGATTGCAAGCGGTGCAGAGCAAAACAGTTTCTTCAATGCGCATATCGGAACTTGGGCCACGCATTACTTTAACGATTTGCAAGCGGCCAAATCATCGGTGCTTTATGCATCTGTGGGCGCAGTCGGTGCTGCATTTATGGACATTGAACGCGAAGCTTTTCGCATGACTGCAGACTGACACGTTTGCGCAACCGGCGGGGTGCCCGCCACACTTAGGAAGGGGAGACATCCCATGACCGACCAAAAAGAAGGCACAAGTCGTCGCGACTTTCTTAAAATCGCAGGCACAGCAGCCCCGGCTGCTGTCTTGGCTGTCAGTTCCGGCGGGGCAGCACAGGCTGCAGCACCTGCTGATCTTTCATCCGAGACGATGCAAGACACCGCTCACACGCGGGCTTATCTCGAAAGTACACGCTTTTAGGCGACACTTACGTCAAGATTTCCCCGGCCCGCGCCGGAAATGGGAGGAAGACCATGTTAAGAAGAAAGACTAATGGACTTACACGTCGATCAGGCAGTTCGCCGATCACTGTGAAGAATGGCAACAACACGGTAGACCGACGCGGCTTCTTGCGCGGTTCCGGCCTTGCGATTGGCGGTTTGACCGCGATTGCAGCAACCGGGGGATCGGTGACGCAGGCAACGGCCCAATCAGCGGCAACGCGTGCGGTGGAAACCATCAAATCCGTGTGCACCCACTGTTCTGTCGGCTGTACGGTTATCGCAGAAGTCGACAACGGTGTTTGGACTGGTCAGGAACCAGCGTGGGACAGCCCGTTTAACCTTGGCGCGCATTGCGCCAAAGGATCTGCGGTCCGCGAACACGCCCATGGTGAGCGCCGGCTCAAGTACCCGATGAAGAAAGAGAACGGCGAATGGGTCCGCATCAGCTGGGCACAGGCGATCGAAGAAATTGGCGACGGGATGATGAAAATCCGCGAAGAAAGCGGTCCGGATTCTGTGTATTGGCTGGGTTCGGCGAAGCATAACAACGAACAAGCATATCTGTTCCGCAAATTTGCGGCCTACTGGGGCACCAATAACGTCGACCACCAAGCGCGGATTTGCCACTCGACAACCGTTGCGGGCGTCGCGAATACTTGGGGCTACGGCGCCATGACCAACAGCTATAACGACATCCATAATTCCAAGGCGATCTTTGTGATCGGCGGCAACCCAGCCGAGGCACACCCGGTGTCCCTGCTGCACATGCTGAAAGCCAAAGAGCAAAACAATGCGCCTTTGATTGTATGTGACCCGCGCTTTACGCGCACGGCAGCACACGCTGATGAATACGTCCGGTTCCGTCCCGGTTCTGATGTCGCGCTGGTGTGGGGTATCTTGTGGCACATCTTTGAAAACAGCTGGGAAGACAAAGAATTCATCCGCACACGCGTGTGGGGCATGGACCAGATCAGAGACGAAGTGGCACGATGGACGCCTGAAGAAGTTGAGCGCGTCACCGGCGCACCCGGAAGCCAGCTTGAACGTGTTGCGCGGACGTTGGCCAACAACCGCCCCGGCACCGTAATCTGGTGTATGGGTGGCACGCAGCACACCAATGGCAACAACAACACCCGCGCATACTGTATCTTACAGCTTGCCCTAGGCAACATGGGCAAAGCAGGCGGTGGTACGAACATCTTTCGCGGCCACGACAACGTGCAAGGCGCAACCGACCTTGGCGTTCTGGCAGATACCTTGCCGGGCTACTACGGACTATCTGCTGGATCATGGGCCCACTGGGCGCGGGTCTGGGAAGAGGATCTTGATTACCTCAAGGGCCGTTTCTCACCTGAACTCGTTGGGGACACGCCAATGATGAACCTGACGGGTATTCCCGTCAGCCGTTGGATTGATGGCGTGCTCGAAGACGCCGCTGATATTGACCAGCCAGACAATACCCGCGCAATGGTTTTGTGGGGACATGCACCAAACAGCCAAACCCGTCAGAAAGAGATGAAGACGGCGATGGAAAAGCTGGACATGCTTGTCGTTGTTGACCCCTATCCGACTGTATCTGCTGTTTTGCATGATCGAACCGATGGCGTTTATTTGCTGCCGGCCTGTACGCAGTTCGAAACCAGAGGGTCCGTGACCGCATCCAACCGGTCGCTTCAATGGCGAGATAAAGTCGTGGAACCGCTCTTTGAATCTCTGCCAGATCATACGATTATGGCGATGTTCGCGGAGAAATTTGGCTTTCATGAGAAGATTTTCCGCAATATCGCGATCGATGAAGGCGGTGAGCCAAACATCGAAGACATCACCCGCGAATTTAACCGCGGCATGTGGACTATCGGCTACACAGGCCAGAGCCCTGAGCGCTTGAAATTGCACATGGCCAACCAATACACATTCGACCGTACTACTTTGCGCGCGGTTGGTGGCCCCGCTGATGGCGATTTTTACGGCCTGCCATGGCCCTGTTGGGGCACCCCCGAGATGAACCACCCGGGCACAGCAAACCTTTATGATATGTCAATCCCGGTTGCAGATGGAGGCCTGACATTCCGCGCCCGGTTTGGTGTGGAACGTGACGGCGATAACCTGCTTGCCGAGGGAGTGTTTACACCCGGTTCGGACATTGAGGACGGTTATCCGGAATTCACTGTGCAAATGTTGCGCGATCTGGGTTGGGAAGACGATCTGACCAATGGTGAAAAGGCATCGATCAACGCTGTCGCGGGTTATCCCGAGGGCGCGCCGCTCACGAGTGAGGCCGAGTCCGATTTCAATGCGGCGACCGCTGGCGTAAACTGGAAAACCGACCTTTCTGGCGGTATCCAACGCGTCGCAATCGCCCATGGGTGTGCGCCGTTCGGAAACGCGAAGGCCCGTGCGGTTGTCTGGACATTCCCGGACCCTGTGCCAACCCACCGCGAACCGCTTTATTCCAACCGTCGGGATCTGGTGGCTGATTATCCAACCTATGAGGATAAGAAATTCTGGCGCGTTCCAACCTTGTATGCCTCCATTCAGGAAAATGACTTTTCGGAAGAATACCCGATCATCCTGACCTCGGGGCGTTTGGTGGAATATGAGGGCGGTGGCGACGAGAGCCGCTCCAACCCGTGGCTTGCGGAATTGCAGCAAGACATGTTCGTCGAGATAAACACCCGCGATGCAAACAATCTGGGTGTACGTGATGGCGCACAAGTTTGGGTCGAAGGACCTGAAGGCGGCAAGGTAAAGGTGATGGCAATGGTCACCGAGCGGGTCGGCGAGGGCGTCGCCTTCATGCCGTTCCACTTTGGGGGTCACATGGAAGGCGTTGATCTGCGAGATAAATATCCCGAAGGTGCCGATCCATATGTGTTGGGCGAAAGCACCAACACCGCACAGACATATGGCTATGACAGCGTAACCCAGATGCAAGAGACCAAAGCGACTCTTTGCAAAATCTGGACAGCATAGGGGAGATTGAGACATGGGAAGAGCTAAGTTTCTCGTAGACGCTGAACGCTGCATCGAATGCAACGCCTGCGTAACAGCCTGTAAGAACGAACATGAAGTGCCGTGGGGGATCAACCGCCGGAAGGTTGTCACCATCAATGACGGCAAACCTGGTGAGCGGTCGATCTCGGTCGCGTGTATGCACTGTTCTGACGCCCCCTGTATGGCCGTGTGCCCAACAGATTGCTTCTATCAGACCGCCGATGGTGTGGTGTTGCACTCAAAGGATCTGTGCATCGGGTGTGGATATTGTTTCTATGCGTGCCCCTTTGGTGCGCCTCAATTTCCGCAGGCAGGCAACTTTGGGTCGCGCGGAAAAATGGACAAATGCACCTTCTGCGCCGGTGGCCCGGAAGAGAACAACTCCACCGCCGAGTTCCAGAAGTATGGCCGCAATCGCATTGCTGAGGGCAAGCTCCCGATCTGTGCTGAAATGTGCGCGACCAAGGCGCTGCTTGCTGGTGACGGCGATGTGGTGTCAGGCATTTACCGGGAACGTGTTGTCGCCCGCGGCTTTGGGTCTGGCGCATGGGGCTGGGGAACAGCCTATAGTCAAAAAGGCGAATAAACGGCCCGTTTGATTACGTAATAATAGGGCGGCCTGTGGTGGGTCGCCCTTATTTCATCACACCATTAGGAACCAAATAATGCATCGTATCTTCGCTGTTTTCATGGTCTGCCTCACCTGTGTCACATCCGTTTCAGCGCAGGTTAGCGATGCGCCGGGCCAAAGTACTGTGGAAACAAATCCAACAGTGTCGACCCTGGAAGACATTATGCGTCGCCAGGAAGGTTTAACGGTCGATGAGGGTGATCGCGCTGCCAGTGTTGGCGATCCTGCCAATGCGCAGCCTGCCGATGGTCAGTTGGGCACGCTTGGCGGTGCTTCCGATGCTGATCTTTGGCGCGCTTTTCGCTTTAACGAGGCGGACATTACGACACAGGCCCGCGTTCCGGCCGCGACTACGCTGATCCAAGATGGCGGTATGTGGTGGCTAAAATTCCGCGCTGGCCCGCTGTTGCAAATCGGTGTCTATTTGCTGGGTGGAACGCTGCTGGCGCTCACGGTGTTCTATCTAATCCGGGGACGCATCCGCATTCATGGTGAAAAGACCGGTCGCACTATCGTGCGGTTCACATCTTTTGAACGCTTTGGTCACTGGTTACTCGCGACGTCATTTGTCGTGCTTGGCATCACCGGTCTTATCTCTCTGTTTGGTCGCAAAGTGCTGATCCCTGCCTTTGGCCATGAGACATTTTCGTTCATCGCCGTGAGCAGCAAATGGGTGCACAATAATATTTCATGGGCGTTTATGGTCGCGCTCATCATCATTTTCGTTTTCTGGGTTGTGCACAACATTCCCGACCGAACAGACCTGCGTTGGCTCGCAAAGGCGGGCGGGCTTTTCGGGGGCGAACATCCGCCTGCCAAAAAATTTAACGCCGGACAAAAGTTGATCTTTTGGGCCGTTATCATTCTTGGTGGCTCGATTTCCGTTTCGGGCCTATCATTGCTGTTCCCGTTTGAATTCAATCTCTTTGGTCACACGTTTTCCTTGCTTAATGATTGGGGCGTGCCAGGCTGGTTTGGGGCTGCCGATCTGCCACATCCGCTCGAGCCACAAGAAGAGATGCAGTACGCGCAACTGTGGCACGCGCTTATCAGCCTTGTCCTGACGGCCATTATCATTGCGCATATCTACCTTGGATCAGTCGGCATGGAAGGAGCGTTTGACGCGATGGGTAAGGGAGAGGTCGAAGAACAATGGGCCCGTGAACATCACAGCATTTGGGCGGAAGAGATGACTGGCACCCAAACTTCATCCAAAAAGGAGGTTTGATATGAAGGCCTTTCTTCTCGCCCTCGTTGCGCTTTTGGTGATAACTATCGGTGCCAATCAAATTCTTCTTGGAATTGGTTTTTCAATCGAGGAAACAACGGTATCCTCTAAGAATGTTAGGTTGCCTGACCAAAATGAATGATGAACAGCTGGTCGATGCCCGCGGGCTTTTATGCCCCCTGCCAGTCTTGAAGCTGCGCAAAAAGTTGCAATCGGTCCCGTCGGGGACCTTGTTACAACTATTGGCGACTGATCCAGCGGCAGTCGTCGACGTGCCACATTTCTGCATGGAAAGCGGCCATGAGTTGGTCGAAATCAACGATGATGGGACGGCCACGACCTACAGCGTGCGTAAGGCTTAATTTTTGCGCTGCAGGCTCAGAAGATGCCAAGCGCGGCATATGGCAAATAGCGTACCAGCATTCCAGGACTGATGTCGCATGCCTCGTCCGGTAATTC
This window contains:
- a CDS encoding TorD/DmsD family molecular chaperone → MSVATKIPEVEAEDRLRADLYNYLGVMLSGPPDQTLLEQTAALTGDSTPLGVAISGLARVAKVSKRKGVRSEFNTLFIGLGRGELLPYASYYLTGFLNEKPLANLRATMASFGMTRADDVFEPEDNISSLMEMMAGMIVGRFGRIASGAEQNSFFNAHIGTWATHYFNDLQAAKSSVLYASVGAVGAAFMDIEREAFRMTAD
- a CDS encoding DUF3306 domain-containing protein; the encoded protein is MNRPVSSWSARRAAVAAEAEAEEHAAHEAIILQQRAELAEMSDEDILEELGLPDPESLKLGDDFKAFMSKAVPEHLRKRALRKLWRSNPVLACVDGLNDYDDDYLTGSTGQGIIKTGYQVGKGMLAHLLEVERLKTATPVDTLVPAEPEDVLEEVEQVDVVIEEPDNDLEPAFEHEIVSEEIEAPALRRMQFQFEDDIA
- a CDS encoding sulfurtransferase TusA family protein, encoding MNDEQLVDARGLLCPLPVLKLRKKLQSVPSGTLLQLLATDPAAVVDVPHFCMESGHELVEINDDGTATTYSVRKA
- the fdh3B gene encoding formate dehydrogenase FDH3 subunit beta gives rise to the protein MGRAKFLVDAERCIECNACVTACKNEHEVPWGINRRKVVTINDGKPGERSISVACMHCSDAPCMAVCPTDCFYQTADGVVLHSKDLCIGCGYCFYACPFGAPQFPQAGNFGSRGKMDKCTFCAGGPEENNSTAEFQKYGRNRIAEGKLPICAEMCATKALLAGDGDVVSGIYRERVVARGFGSGAWGWGTAYSQKGE
- a CDS encoding twin-arginine translocation pathway signal protein, whose translation is MTDQKEGTSRRDFLKIAGTAAPAAVLAVSSGGAAQAAAPADLSSETMQDTAHTRAYLESTRF
- a CDS encoding formate dehydrogenase subunit alpha, with protein sequence MLRRKTNGLTRRSGSSPITVKNGNNTVDRRGFLRGSGLAIGGLTAIAATGGSVTQATAQSAATRAVETIKSVCTHCSVGCTVIAEVDNGVWTGQEPAWDSPFNLGAHCAKGSAVREHAHGERRLKYPMKKENGEWVRISWAQAIEEIGDGMMKIREESGPDSVYWLGSAKHNNEQAYLFRKFAAYWGTNNVDHQARICHSTTVAGVANTWGYGAMTNSYNDIHNSKAIFVIGGNPAEAHPVSLLHMLKAKEQNNAPLIVCDPRFTRTAAHADEYVRFRPGSDVALVWGILWHIFENSWEDKEFIRTRVWGMDQIRDEVARWTPEEVERVTGAPGSQLERVARTLANNRPGTVIWCMGGTQHTNGNNNTRAYCILQLALGNMGKAGGGTNIFRGHDNVQGATDLGVLADTLPGYYGLSAGSWAHWARVWEEDLDYLKGRFSPELVGDTPMMNLTGIPVSRWIDGVLEDAADIDQPDNTRAMVLWGHAPNSQTRQKEMKTAMEKLDMLVVVDPYPTVSAVLHDRTDGVYLLPACTQFETRGSVTASNRSLQWRDKVVEPLFESLPDHTIMAMFAEKFGFHEKIFRNIAIDEGGEPNIEDITREFNRGMWTIGYTGQSPERLKLHMANQYTFDRTTLRAVGGPADGDFYGLPWPCWGTPEMNHPGTANLYDMSIPVADGGLTFRARFGVERDGDNLLAEGVFTPGSDIEDGYPEFTVQMLRDLGWEDDLTNGEKASINAVAGYPEGAPLTSEAESDFNAATAGVNWKTDLSGGIQRVAIAHGCAPFGNAKARAVVWTFPDPVPTHREPLYSNRRDLVADYPTYEDKKFWRVPTLYASIQENDFSEEYPIILTSGRLVEYEGGGDESRSNPWLAELQQDMFVEINTRDANNLGVRDGAQVWVEGPEGGKVKVMAMVTERVGEGVAFMPFHFGGHMEGVDLRDKYPEGADPYVLGESTNTAQTYGYDSVTQMQETKATLCKIWTA
- a CDS encoding DUF3305 domain-containing protein, whose amino-acid sequence is MKQTFPNSQTIPLGVVVRRTPGVTRWAKFAWQVSDVLPGAMSADWKVLRAEGDVTEFHAATLPLTLYVSDAEAYSHELQSRMPSVYAVLRPTGQNRDIPWSVALVTASPYEAQDYCDSAEELVEKIPMSDGLLAWIKDFVDTHYEEEVFVKRQRKNARVDQVDDGIGDSRILQTSDVYRAPRRKTVIN
- a CDS encoding formate dehydrogenase subunit gamma; its protein translation is MHRIFAVFMVCLTCVTSVSAQVSDAPGQSTVETNPTVSTLEDIMRRQEGLTVDEGDRAASVGDPANAQPADGQLGTLGGASDADLWRAFRFNEADITTQARVPAATTLIQDGGMWWLKFRAGPLLQIGVYLLGGTLLALTVFYLIRGRIRIHGEKTGRTIVRFTSFERFGHWLLATSFVVLGITGLISLFGRKVLIPAFGHETFSFIAVSSKWVHNNISWAFMVALIIIFVFWVVHNIPDRTDLRWLAKAGGLFGGEHPPAKKFNAGQKLIFWAVIILGGSISVSGLSLLFPFEFNLFGHTFSLLNDWGVPGWFGAADLPHPLEPQEEMQYAQLWHALISLVLTAIIIAHIYLGSVGMEGAFDAMGKGEVEEQWAREHHSIWAEEMTGTQTSSKKEV